From a region of the Clupea harengus chromosome 9, Ch_v2.0.2, whole genome shotgun sequence genome:
- the aasdhppt gene encoding L-aminoadipate-semialdehyde dehydrogenase-phosphopantetheinyl transferase, which translates to MEGVRWAFRCGSWSPTRAEWLLAARCVQREEKERIGQFVFAKDAKSAMAGRLLIRKLVSEKMGIVWDQIQLERTARGKPIVANPIADAGQPRWSFNVSHQGDYAVLAAEPGLHVGADVMKTTAPGTGSIPEFFRLMTRQFTEHEWKTIRARGAEWEQLHMFYRHWALKESFIKAIGTGLGFDLQRVEFHISPVQILEGQVNTETRMHLDGEEEEDWTFEECPLDQHHHVAVALGGRGPAGEREHRQPRLPASVPLKFTVLSFSELVSGALPLSEEDPAYWESFKKKQEAPKRQRDQP; encoded by the exons ATGGAGGGTGTACGTTGGGCGTTTCGTTGTGGGTCGTGGTCCCCGACTCGTGCCGAGTGGTTGCTTGCTGCTCGGTGCGTGCAGCGTGAGGAGAAGGAGCGGATTGGACAGTTTGTGTTTGCCAAAGATGCCAAGTCAGCCATG GCTGGGAGACTTCTGATACGTAAACTCGTGTCTGAGAAGATGGGGATAGTCTGGGATCAAATCCAGTTGGAGAGGACTGCCAGAGGGAAGCCAATTGTGGCCAACCCCATAGCTGATGCTGGACAGCCGAGGTGGAGCTTCAACGTGTCCCACCAGGGAGACTATGCTGTGTTGGCTGCAGAGCCTGGCCTGCATGTTGGAGCAGATGTAATGAAGACCACCGCACCAG GCACCGGATCCATCCCAGAATTTTTCCGGCTCATGACGCGGCAGTTCACGGAGCACGAGTGGAAGACCATCAGGGCCAGGGGGGCGGAATGGGAGCAGCTCCACATGTTCTACCGACACTGg gCTCTGAAGGAGAGCTTCATCAAAGCCATCGGGACAGGCCTGGGGTTCGACCTGCAACGGGTGGAGTTCCACATATCACCCGTGCAAATCCTGGAGGGACAGGTGAACACGGAGACCAGAATGCACCTggatggggaggaagaggaagactgGACATTTGAG GAGTGCCCGCTGGACCAGCACCATCATGTGGCGGTGGCCCTGGGTGGCAGAGGACCGGCGGGCGAAAGG gAGCACCGGCAGCCTCGCCTCCCTGCCTCCGTGCCTCTTAAGTTCACCGTGTTGAGCTTCAGTGAGCTGGTCTCTGGggccctgcctctctctgaaGAGGACCCGGCCTACTGGGAGAGCTTCAAGAAGAAACAGGAGGCGCCCAAACGCCAAAGGGACCagccctga